The proteins below are encoded in one region of Longimicrobium sp.:
- a CDS encoding PIN domain-containing protein codes for MTAGLVLLDTNVLVHLARGGVAAERIEARFALRSRRGTPLLSVVSVGESLAMAKRNGWGGPKLQRLADAMENLVIVDLNREPILQSYAAIDAHLAGSGTPIGQQNDLWIAATAAATGAVLLTTDRDFDKLHPSHLQREWIDPATLR; via the coding sequence GTGACCGCCGGGCTCGTCCTACTCGATACCAACGTCCTCGTCCACCTTGCGCGGGGAGGGGTCGCCGCGGAACGCATCGAAGCGCGGTTCGCCTTGCGTTCCCGCCGCGGCACGCCGTTGCTTTCCGTGGTTTCCGTGGGCGAGAGCCTCGCGATGGCCAAGCGCAACGGCTGGGGCGGTCCGAAGCTGCAGCGGCTGGCGGACGCAATGGAGAACCTGGTGATCGTGGACCTGAACCGCGAGCCGATCCTCCAGTCGTATGCCGCCATCGACGCTCACCTGGCGGGGTCGGGAACGCCGATCGGGCAGCAGAACGACTTGTGGATCGCGGCTACCGCCGCGGCGACAGGCGCGGTCCTGCTCACGACCGACCGCGACTTCGACAAGCTCCATCCCTCGCACCTCCAGCGGGAGTGGATCGATCCCGCCACACTCCGCTGA
- a CDS encoding pitrilysin family protein, with protein sequence MKPIPTLAALLLAALPCAPLDAQAPPAVRLEYEEETLPNGLKVIYSVDRSAPVASTVLWYDVGSKHEVRGRTGFAHLFEHLMLFTGSRNAPEGRHFGLLEAVGARAGSDINGTTSFDRTNYFQQVPSHALELALWLEADRMATLDEALNEGKLANQREVVKNERRQGMDNQPYGRWIERILAHMYPEEHPYRHVVLGSMEDLENASIEDVRSFFRTYYVPNNAVLVIAGDIDVPQVRQMVQRYFGGIPGGPEPPPVRRVPLPPRLGASPRDVIPDANAPAPAVYVGFRVPPARDPRAPAVNLLAQLLAGGRSSPLYTSLVRDRQVATQVFSFNFELVEDADLLVVGATGKPGANADSLEAALLAEVHGVAARIDAAALERARAAATFDLVNQLQTMGGFGGRGDVLAQGAVVYGDAGWINRYLPALGAVSVNDMSSLAREFLAPDNRAVLVFVPAPRPGAPQ encoded by the coding sequence ATGAAACCCATCCCCACCCTGGCCGCGCTTCTCCTGGCCGCGCTTCCGTGCGCGCCTTTGGACGCGCAGGCGCCCCCCGCCGTTCGGCTGGAATACGAAGAAGAAACGCTGCCGAACGGGCTGAAGGTCATCTACTCCGTCGACCGCTCCGCGCCCGTCGCCTCCACCGTGCTGTGGTACGACGTGGGCTCCAAGCACGAGGTGCGGGGCCGCACGGGCTTCGCGCACCTGTTCGAGCACCTGATGCTCTTCACCGGCTCGCGCAACGCGCCGGAAGGCCGCCACTTCGGCCTGCTCGAGGCGGTGGGCGCCCGCGCGGGAAGCGACATCAACGGCACCACCAGCTTCGACCGCACCAACTACTTCCAGCAGGTGCCCTCGCACGCGCTGGAACTGGCACTGTGGCTGGAGGCCGACCGCATGGCCACCCTCGACGAGGCGCTGAACGAAGGCAAGCTGGCCAACCAGCGCGAGGTGGTGAAGAACGAACGCCGCCAGGGGATGGACAACCAGCCGTACGGCCGCTGGATCGAGCGGATTCTCGCCCACATGTATCCCGAGGAGCACCCGTACCGCCACGTGGTGCTCGGCTCCATGGAGGACCTGGAGAACGCGTCCATCGAGGACGTCCGCAGCTTCTTCCGCACCTACTACGTTCCCAACAACGCCGTCCTGGTGATCGCGGGCGACATCGACGTGCCACAGGTGCGCCAGATGGTGCAGCGCTACTTCGGCGGCATTCCGGGCGGCCCCGAACCGCCCCCCGTGCGCCGAGTCCCGCTCCCGCCCCGGCTGGGCGCCTCGCCGCGCGACGTGATTCCCGACGCCAACGCGCCCGCGCCGGCCGTCTACGTGGGCTTCCGCGTTCCCCCGGCCCGGGACCCGCGCGCCCCGGCGGTGAACCTGTTGGCGCAGCTGCTGGCCGGCGGGCGCTCGTCGCCGCTCTACACATCGCTGGTGCGCGACCGCCAGGTGGCCACGCAGGTGTTCTCGTTCAACTTCGAGCTGGTGGAAGACGCCGACCTGCTGGTGGTGGGCGCCACCGGAAAGCCCGGCGCCAACGCCGATTCGCTCGAAGCCGCCCTCCTGGCCGAGGTGCACGGCGTGGCGGCCCGCATCGACGCCGCGGCGCTGGAGCGCGCACGCGCCGCCGCCACGTTCGACCTGGTCAACCAGCTGCAGACGATGGGCGGCTTCGGCGGGCGCGGCGACGTCCTGGCGCAGGGTGCGGTCGTGTACGGCGACGCTGGATGGATCAACCGCTACCTTCCCGCGCTCGGCGCCGTGTCGGTGAACGACATGTCCTCACTGGCCCGCGAGTTCCTGGCTCCCGACAACCGCGCCGTCCTCGTCTTCGTCCCCGCCCCGCGCCCAGGAGCCCCCCAATGA
- a CDS encoding pitrilysin family protein — protein sequence MSRTTLLRLLAAAPLAAATACTPPAPPAEPAPVPVPAEAAPARPAMEIVAQPPTLGAPRPYTLPLIEEFRLENGLRVVVVRQASVPLVTGRLILEAGAEHELAERNGLAVLTANLLPEGTAALPGPELAERMERLGAQFQTGAGQNTTFAVVTALKPAFTEALGLAAQAVTAPAFPARDFERVKQQAITAHVQSQSTVEGLAAEAFARAVFAAQAPYSRLPGGTAATLGEVTRNDVVQWHRTMYVPAGATLLLVGDVTADEARQIARQAFGSWRGAAPRLVRKPNPARPAQRTRVILVDRPGSVQSNIRVGQAAPGAEDPDVIRLTALTQVLGGAFNARINQNLRERHGWTYGAFANFNPARGAGTLFIHSSVRTNATDSALVESVREYRRIVEEPVPAEELTGATGNLVGSFPASVQTVQGLAQRMQNLLVWGLPMDYYGTYREQLAAVAPGDVARVGGARLTPGAATIVVAGDLAQIEAPIRALNLGDVEVWSPAGERVR from the coding sequence ATGAGCCGGACGACCCTGCTTCGGCTGCTCGCGGCCGCCCCGCTGGCAGCCGCCACCGCGTGCACGCCCCCCGCGCCTCCCGCCGAGCCCGCGCCGGTGCCCGTCCCCGCCGAGGCGGCTCCCGCGCGGCCCGCCATGGAGATCGTCGCGCAGCCGCCCACGCTCGGCGCTCCGCGGCCGTACACGCTGCCGCTCATCGAAGAGTTCCGGCTGGAGAACGGCCTGCGCGTGGTGGTCGTGCGCCAGGCCTCGGTTCCGCTGGTCACCGGCCGGCTGATCCTGGAAGCGGGCGCCGAGCACGAACTGGCCGAGCGCAACGGCTTGGCCGTGCTCACCGCCAACCTGCTTCCCGAAGGGACTGCGGCGCTCCCCGGCCCCGAGTTGGCCGAGCGGATGGAACGGCTGGGGGCGCAGTTCCAGACAGGGGCGGGACAGAACACGACCTTCGCCGTCGTCACGGCGCTCAAGCCCGCGTTCACCGAGGCGCTAGGGCTGGCCGCGCAGGCCGTCACCGCCCCCGCCTTTCCCGCGCGCGATTTCGAACGGGTGAAGCAGCAGGCCATCACGGCCCACGTGCAGAGCCAGTCCACCGTCGAAGGTCTCGCGGCCGAGGCCTTCGCCCGCGCCGTCTTCGCCGCCCAGGCCCCCTACTCGCGCCTTCCCGGCGGCACCGCGGCCACGCTGGGGGAGGTGACGCGCAATGACGTGGTGCAGTGGCACCGGACGATGTACGTGCCCGCCGGGGCTACGCTGCTCCTGGTGGGCGACGTGACCGCCGACGAGGCGCGGCAGATCGCGCGGCAGGCGTTCGGAAGCTGGCGCGGGGCCGCGCCCCGGCTCGTGCGCAAGCCCAACCCGGCGCGCCCGGCGCAGCGCACGCGGGTGATCCTGGTCGACCGCCCCGGCTCGGTGCAGTCCAACATCCGCGTGGGGCAGGCGGCCCCCGGCGCGGAAGACCCCGACGTCATCCGCCTGACCGCGCTCACGCAGGTGCTGGGCGGCGCCTTCAACGCGCGCATCAACCAGAACCTGCGCGAGCGGCACGGGTGGACGTACGGCGCGTTTGCCAACTTCAATCCGGCGCGCGGCGCCGGAACCCTGTTCATCCACTCGTCGGTGCGCACCAACGCAACCGACTCGGCACTGGTCGAGTCCGTCCGCGAGTACCGCCGCATCGTCGAGGAGCCCGTGCCGGCGGAGGAGCTCACGGGCGCCACGGGCAACCTGGTGGGCAGCTTTCCCGCCTCCGTGCAAACGGTGCAGGGACTCGCGCAGCGGATGCAGAACCTGCTCGTGTGGGGGCTGCCCATGGACTACTACGGCACCTATCGCGAGCAGCTGGCCGCCGTGGCCCCGGGTGACGTGGCGCGCGTCGGCGGCGCGCGCCTCACCCCCGGCGCGGCCACCATCGTCGTGGCGGGTGACCTGGCGCAGATCGAGGCGCCCATCCGCGCCCTCAACCTGGGCGACGTGGAAGTCTGGTCACCCGCGGGCGAGCGCGTCCGCTGA
- a CDS encoding thioesterase family protein encodes MTETASSDSRPQSPSPSVDAETQLRAEFPVVVEIPVAWAEMDYFRHVNHAVFFTYFESARIRYLDLIGFRELSETVQTGPILASAHARFRRPVTYPDTLVVGARTTELGEDRFAHEYRVVSRALNDVAASGGALLVSYDYAAGAKAPVPEAVRAAIRDLEGERPASA; translated from the coding sequence ATGACCGAGACCGCGTCGTCCGATTCCCGTCCGCAGTCCCCTTCCCCCTCTGTCGATGCAGAGACGCAGCTGCGGGCCGAGTTTCCCGTGGTCGTGGAGATTCCCGTGGCATGGGCGGAGATGGACTACTTCCGCCATGTGAACCACGCTGTCTTCTTTACTTACTTCGAAAGCGCGCGCATCCGCTACCTGGACCTGATCGGCTTCCGCGAGCTATCGGAGACGGTGCAGACGGGGCCGATCCTCGCGTCGGCCCACGCGCGATTCCGCCGGCCCGTGACGTATCCCGACACGCTGGTCGTGGGCGCACGGACGACGGAGCTGGGCGAGGACCGCTTTGCGCACGAGTACCGCGTGGTCAGCCGGGCGCTGAACGACGTGGCGGCTTCGGGTGGGGCGTTGCTGGTGTCGTACGACTACGCGGCGGGCGCCAAGGCGCCGGTTCCGGAGGCGGTGCGGGCGGCGATCCGGGACCTAGAGGGAGAGCGGCCGGCCAGCGCCTGA
- a CDS encoding aminoacetone oxidase family FAD-binding enzyme, with product MTDLPVVVVGAGAAGTMAAIFAAAQGRRTLLVERTRDGGRKILISGGGRCNVLPSRVDAGQYFSESSRNTLKKMLLSWPLADQRRFFEDDVGIRLVLEEESGKLFPASNRARDVRDGLLDLARRRGTETVFGSSVAGLRPPVGDEPWTVLLEGGREIAAGAVVIATGGLSVPATGSDGTGLRIVRQLGHTLHDTYAALTPLTAHPPVHADLSGVSLEVELDAPLQKGSLRARGGFLFTHRGYSGPSVLNVSHLAVRSAHDPARRQPIYARWTELDAAAWEAVLLERGPGAVGSLVRRHLPQRLADRLLDEAGVDPERTRSQLRREERARLVEVLARYPLPWTGDEGYKKAEVTGGGVPLSEVDPRTMESRVAPGLFLCGEILDCFGPIGGYNFFWAWATGRAAGIGAAASLQPLPS from the coding sequence GTGACCGATCTGCCGGTGGTGGTGGTGGGCGCGGGGGCCGCGGGAACGATGGCGGCGATCTTTGCGGCGGCGCAGGGGCGGCGCACGCTGCTGGTGGAGCGCACGCGCGATGGCGGGAGGAAGATCCTGATCAGCGGGGGTGGGCGCTGCAACGTGCTGCCGTCGCGGGTGGACGCGGGGCAGTACTTCAGTGAGTCGTCGCGCAACACGCTCAAGAAGATGCTCCTTTCGTGGCCGCTGGCGGACCAGCGCCGCTTCTTCGAGGACGATGTGGGGATCCGCCTGGTGCTGGAGGAGGAATCGGGGAAGCTGTTTCCCGCCAGCAACCGGGCGCGCGACGTCCGTGACGGGCTGCTGGACCTGGCGCGGCGGCGGGGCACGGAAACGGTGTTCGGCAGCTCCGTCGCGGGGCTGCGCCCCCCCGTGGGTGACGAACCCTGGACGGTGCTCCTGGAGGGCGGGCGCGAGATCGCCGCAGGGGCCGTGGTCATCGCCACCGGCGGGCTGTCGGTGCCCGCGACGGGGAGCGACGGGACCGGCCTGCGCATCGTACGACAGCTTGGTCATACGCTTCACGACACGTACGCCGCGCTGACTCCGCTAACCGCGCACCCCCCGGTGCATGCGGACCTTTCTGGCGTGTCGCTGGAGGTGGAGTTGGACGCGCCCCTGCAGAAAGGCAGCCTGCGGGCGCGTGGCGGCTTCCTGTTCACCCACCGCGGATACAGTGGCCCGTCCGTGCTGAACGTGTCGCATCTTGCCGTGCGCTCGGCGCATGACCCGGCACGGCGACAGCCGATCTACGCGCGCTGGACGGAGCTGGATGCGGCCGCGTGGGAAGCGGTGCTGCTGGAACGCGGCCCGGGCGCGGTGGGCTCGCTGGTGCGGCGCCACCTGCCGCAGCGCTTGGCCGACCGGCTGCTGGACGAGGCCGGGGTGGACCCGGAGCGCACGCGGTCGCAACTGCGGCGGGAAGAGAGGGCGCGACTGGTGGAGGTGCTGGCGCGGTACCCCCTGCCCTGGACGGGCGACGAGGGCTACAAGAAGGCCGAAGTGACCGGCGGGGGCGTGCCGCTTTCTGAGGTGGACCCGCGGACGATGGAGAGCCGCGTGGCGCCGGGGCTGTTCCTGTGCGGCGAGATCCTGGACTGCTTCGGGCCGATCGGCGGATACAACTTCTTCTGGGCGTGGGCCACCGGCCGGGCCGCCGGGATCGGCGCGGCGGCCTCCCTCCAACCTTTGCCGTCATGA